In Nostoc sp. GT001, a genomic segment contains:
- a CDS encoding flavin prenyltransferase UbiX — MSNNTKPLILGVSGASGLIYAVRAIKFLLEAEYSIELVASKSTYMVWQSEQEIRMPPEPTGQEQFWREQAGVALSGKLRCHPWSDVGAGIASGSFATLGMMIIPCSMSTVAKLAVGLSSDLLERAADVQLKEGRKLVIVPRETPFSLIHLRNLTSLAEVGVRIVPAIPAWYHNPQTIEDLVDFVVARALDQLDIDCIPIQRWQGRR, encoded by the coding sequence GTGTCAAATAACACCAAACCTTTAATTTTAGGCGTATCGGGCGCATCTGGTCTGATTTACGCTGTTCGCGCGATCAAATTTTTGCTAGAAGCGGAGTATAGCATTGAATTGGTTGCTTCTAAATCAACTTACATGGTTTGGCAGTCAGAACAGGAAATTCGGATGCCACCAGAGCCAACCGGGCAAGAACAATTTTGGCGAGAGCAAGCTGGTGTTGCACTTTCCGGTAAACTCCGGTGTCATCCTTGGAGCGATGTCGGAGCCGGAATTGCCAGTGGTTCCTTTGCCACTCTAGGGATGATGATTATTCCATGCAGCATGAGTACAGTGGCAAAGTTAGCGGTTGGCTTGAGTTCCGATTTACTAGAACGGGCAGCGGATGTTCAACTCAAAGAAGGGCGAAAGCTGGTTATTGTCCCTCGTGAAACGCCTTTTAGTCTCATCCACCTCCGTAACTTAACCTCTTTAGCAGAAGTTGGAGTGAGAATTGTCCCCGCTATTCCTGCTTGGTATCACAATCCCCAAACCATCGAGGATTTAGTTGATTTTGTAGTTGCCCGTGCTTTAGATCAACTAGATATTGACTGTATTCCAATTCAGCGGTGGCAAGGTCGTCGTTAA
- a CDS encoding Uma2 family endonuclease: MTTLLIQTESTPLTVNFPSLVQMTNEQFYEFCQANGDLRIERTANGEVIIMPPAFSDTGNRNFNIAAQFGYWTEQDGTGIGFDSSAGFTLPNGAMRSPDASWIELERWNALTDAQKASFAPICPSFVIELRSSSDRLIKLQDKMQEYIDNGALLGWLIDRQNRKVYIYRMNRELEILDNPEVVSGNPELPGFILRMGKIW; this comes from the coding sequence ATGACTACGCTGCTAATTCAAACTGAAAGCACACCCCTAACGGTAAATTTCCCCTCCCTTGTGCAGATGACAAATGAGCAGTTCTACGAATTCTGCCAAGCCAATGGAGATTTACGAATTGAGCGTACTGCCAATGGGGAAGTCATCATTATGCCACCAGCTTTTTCAGATACGGGCAACCGTAACTTTAACATTGCTGCACAGTTTGGGTATTGGACTGAACAAGATGGCACTGGCATAGGCTTTGACTCCAGTGCAGGTTTTACACTACCCAATGGAGCGATGCGTTCCCCTGATGCTTCTTGGATTGAACTGGAGCGCTGGAACGCTTTAACAGATGCACAAAAAGCCTCATTTGCACCAATTTGTCCCAGCTTTGTGATTGAGTTACGCTCCTCTAGCGATCGCCTGATAAAATTACAAGACAAAATGCAGGAGTACATCGATAACGGTGCGTTACTAGGCTGGTTAATTGATCGGCAAAATCGAAAAGTCTACATTTACCGTATGAATCGAGAACTTGAAATTTTGGATAATCCCGAAGTAGTTAGTGGCAATCCAGAATTACCAGGATTTATCCTGCGTATGGGCAAAATTTGGTAA
- a CDS encoding LapA family protein, with protein sequence MAVIRLILLVAVLGGLTLLLVQNFSPALSLVFLGVRTQPLPLAIWILFSTATGAFTSILIATLFNLSNYFVAGQRQTPNRATAPSSRAKATRREEPTSRPASPPPTASKREESSSEEFDDWETNSSGDDWNFDENSEEAPIPNSQAQQPRDSTTYERQSEAKSSSRSGSVYSYSYREPKNTAAGKTESIYDADYRVIIPPYQPPTTNQADDDDWEFFEDDDDFEDDGKRPRR encoded by the coding sequence ATGGCTGTAATTCGCTTAATTCTATTGGTGGCAGTACTGGGAGGACTAACGCTGTTATTAGTCCAAAATTTCTCACCTGCCCTATCGCTAGTATTTTTGGGCGTGCGAACTCAACCATTACCACTAGCGATATGGATTTTGTTCAGTACTGCCACTGGTGCTTTCACATCGATATTGATTGCTACCTTATTTAATTTATCCAATTATTTTGTGGCAGGACAACGCCAAACTCCTAACAGAGCAACCGCCCCTTCAAGTCGTGCGAAGGCAACCCGGAGAGAAGAACCGACATCTCGTCCTGCGAGTCCTCCACCAACAGCTAGTAAAAGAGAAGAGTCTAGCAGTGAGGAATTTGATGATTGGGAGACAAATAGCAGTGGAGATGATTGGAACTTTGATGAAAACTCAGAAGAAGCGCCTATTCCTAATTCTCAAGCTCAACAGCCTAGAGATTCTACAACTTACGAACGTCAATCAGAAGCCAAAAGCAGTTCTCGGTCTGGTTCAGTTTACTCCTACAGCTACCGCGAGCCAAAAAATACGGCTGCGGGAAAAACTGAATCAATTTACGATGCTGATTACCGAGTAATTATCCCTCCTTATCAGCCGCCGACTACCAATCAAGCAGATGATGATGATTGGGAATTTTTTGAGGATGATGATGATTTTGAAGATGATGGTAAACGCCCCCGTCGGTGA
- a CDS encoding toxin-antitoxin system HicB family antitoxin: MVRMSKSLHCRLAETPEREGVSLNQNIVCLLSAVV; encoded by the coding sequence TTGGTGCGGATGTCAAAATCTCTACATTGTCGTTTAGCTGAGACTCCTGAACGTGAAGGTGTAAGTCTCAATCAGAATATTGTGTGTTTGTTAAGTGCAGTGGTTTAA
- a CDS encoding FMN-dependent NADH-azoreductase yields MVNILHIDSSPRGERSHSRELSKEFVSAWKAAHPEDAIAYRDIGRHPVPHVDEAWIAAAFSPPETHTPELTEALRISNELVDEFLAADRYVFGVPMYNFNIPSTFKAYIDQIVRINRTVAIEAQGFKGLVEGKKAVIITARGGDFSATSPFVAYDFQEPYLRAIFGFIGLTDIQFINANSLNEGDARTQSLSEARAAIQDAIAQW; encoded by the coding sequence GTGGTAAACATTCTACATATTGATTCCAGTCCCCGTGGTGAACGATCGCACTCCAGAGAATTATCCAAAGAATTCGTCAGTGCTTGGAAAGCAGCGCATCCTGAAGATGCGATCGCCTATCGAGATATAGGGCGTCACCCAGTTCCTCACGTTGATGAAGCTTGGATTGCGGCGGCATTTTCACCACCAGAAACCCATACCCCAGAATTAACTGAGGCACTTAGGATTTCTAACGAACTGGTTGATGAGTTTTTGGCAGCCGATCGCTACGTCTTTGGAGTGCCAATGTATAACTTTAATATACCTTCCACTTTTAAGGCTTATATCGACCAAATTGTTCGCATTAACCGAACTGTTGCAATAGAAGCTCAAGGTTTTAAAGGGTTAGTCGAGGGCAAAAAAGCGGTTATTATTACCGCTCGCGGTGGTGACTTTAGCGCGACATCTCCTTTCGTTGCCTATGACTTCCAAGAACCCTACCTGCGGGCAATTTTCGGCTTTATTGGGCTTACAGACATTCAATTTATTAACGCTAATAGCCTGAATGAAGGTGATGCCCGTACCCAATCTCTATCAGAAGCAAGAGCAGCAATTCAAGATGCGATCGCCCAGTGGTAA
- a CDS encoding DUF3153 domain-containing protein, which produces MNSSIFGKIFLLLVRPFSFVLAKIKFLSPLNGRNRMHRVFPMRNPILWLVILTSLLLTGCVKYDVGLNFDNSNSGELVQHIKLGERLTSFSGDSVYEWLKSIERRARQLDGKAQRVSQEEIIVTIPFSNGTELQEKFNEFFNSRANQPSESVQSESGSELPKIESNVLLEQNNFLLLVRNRLIYDLDLRSLSLIASKGNVLANAGSILDLEFSLKTPWGAKNIQLTETAIEPEKNGNQLVWKLQPGELNHIEAVFWLPSPLGIGGLLIILFVSGGLYLRYNFMPDPRVQFPPKAAAIQEQ; this is translated from the coding sequence ATGAATTCTTCAATTTTCGGAAAGATTTTCTTGTTGTTAGTCAGACCATTTAGTTTTGTGTTGGCAAAGATAAAATTTCTCTCACCACTCAATGGTCGAAATCGAATGCACCGAGTCTTTCCCATGCGAAATCCTATTCTGTGGCTCGTGATATTAACATCCTTGCTACTGACTGGCTGTGTGAAGTACGATGTCGGGCTTAATTTTGACAACTCAAATAGTGGCGAATTAGTACAGCATATTAAGTTGGGAGAACGGCTAACGAGTTTTAGTGGCGATTCGGTGTACGAATGGTTAAAGAGCATAGAGCGCCGCGCCCGTCAACTTGATGGTAAAGCACAGCGAGTTTCCCAAGAAGAAATCATCGTCACAATTCCTTTTAGCAATGGTACGGAATTGCAAGAGAAGTTCAACGAATTCTTTAACTCCCGTGCAAATCAACCCTCTGAGTCTGTGCAGAGCGAATCTGGCTCAGAACTGCCGAAAATTGAATCAAATGTGCTTTTAGAGCAGAATAATTTTTTACTTTTAGTCCGAAATCGGTTAATTTATGATTTGGATTTGCGATCGCTCTCTCTAATTGCCAGTAAAGGTAATGTTCTGGCGAATGCTGGTTCAATTCTCGATTTGGAATTTAGCTTAAAGACTCCTTGGGGAGCCAAAAATATTCAACTAACTGAAACTGCAATTGAGCCAGAAAAAAATGGCAATCAATTAGTGTGGAAACTCCAGCCTGGTGAGCTAAATCACATAGAAGCAGTTTTCTGGCTTCCTAGCCCCCTTGGAATTGGTGGGTTGTTAATTATCCTGTTTGTTTCGGGAGGATTGTACTTGAGATACAATTTTATGCCAGATCCTAGAGTTCAGTTTCCTCCAAAAGCGGCAGCCATCCAGGAACAGTAG
- a CDS encoding ribonuclease R family protein gives MEFSIATLLANFTDDKLVARKVLEKKLGCEDEKSLQKLHIALDVLEKIGILVKERGKYRRVSEDGIIEAKLRCSSKGFCFAIQDVEGAEDIYIRESHLSNAWNGDRVLVRVLKEGSRRRSPEGEVKLILERSNHTLLARIKQVETGFRAVPLDDRLLFELKIQPNGAKLEEAIDHLVHVEVLRYPLAQYPPLGRVVQILGSDAEAAADIDLVTCKHDLSRTFPDNVLEAAAKLPKKLLKADLKNRLDLRNLFTLTIEGVNSDTKIIENAFSLEKNLAGNWLLGVHITDVSHFVQPDEPLDREALKRGKSVYLGELVLPILPPAVAERCSLVPGSDRLTISFLITIDPKSGEVLEWEIQPSVINVETALTTEEAQAILTGEAQDKSSQVSQILQDLQALQTAVKQVRLNRGSLQLNLPPSQNAYYDEGILGAVVVNDLPVRSLLTELVLLVNQLFATHLNALGVPAIWRVQGTPDVEDVQEMLKLAVNLGVDLTLDPEVDIQPLDYQHLTTAFAESPSEQVLTYLLQDTLKPSAYSTTKGSHFGLALPQYVHFSAPLRRFPDLLMQRVYYALLENGRDRRNTRVRERVNLRHSSSHEEINWNVLPPELQQELQSDLTRVIVQINDREKEVQEAEADLAGLQKAQLMKQRIGQVFQGVITGVQSYGFFVEIEVPAAEVESSSNPGVPLRVEGLVHVSSLKDDWYEYRARQQALFGRKNRASYRLGDRVAVQVKSVDYYRQQIDLVTVGSDGVAKGLTGNDSRDDLSDLYLPNDMEPDDLDPYSEDE, from the coding sequence ACCGATGATAAATTGGTAGCTCGGAAGGTTTTAGAAAAGAAACTTGGCTGTGAAGATGAAAAAAGTTTACAAAAACTTCACATTGCCTTAGATGTTCTTGAAAAAATCGGTATTTTAGTAAAAGAACGGGGCAAGTATCGGCGTGTCTCAGAAGACGGCATAATTGAGGCAAAACTCCGTTGTTCTAGTAAAGGTTTTTGCTTTGCTATTCAAGATGTGGAAGGAGCCGAGGATATTTACATCCGCGAAAGTCATTTGAGTAATGCTTGGAATGGCGATCGCGTTTTGGTGAGAGTTCTGAAAGAAGGTAGTCGTCGCCGCTCTCCAGAAGGGGAGGTGAAGCTGATTCTCGAACGTTCTAACCACACTTTACTGGCACGAATCAAGCAGGTAGAAACTGGTTTTCGGGCTGTGCCTTTAGACGATCGATTGCTGTTTGAACTCAAGATTCAACCTAACGGGGCAAAGTTAGAAGAAGCGATCGATCATCTGGTTCATGTGGAAGTTTTGCGTTATCCATTGGCACAATATCCTCCCCTTGGTCGAGTCGTGCAAATCCTCGGCAGTGATGCCGAAGCTGCTGCTGATATAGATTTAGTTACGTGCAAACACGACCTTTCCCGGACTTTTCCAGATAATGTTCTAGAAGCAGCCGCCAAGTTGCCCAAAAAGCTCCTCAAAGCAGACCTGAAAAATCGGCTAGATTTGCGTAATTTGTTTACTCTCACTATTGAAGGGGTAAATAGCGATACCAAAATTATCGAGAACGCTTTTAGTTTAGAAAAAAACTTAGCCGGAAATTGGCTTTTGGGCGTTCATATCACCGATGTTTCTCACTTTGTCCAACCTGACGAACCCCTAGATAGAGAAGCACTCAAACGGGGCAAGTCAGTGTATCTCGGAGAACTGGTGTTGCCAATCTTGCCCCCAGCTGTAGCTGAACGCTGTTCTTTAGTACCTGGGAGCGATCGCTTAACCATCTCTTTTTTAATTACCATTGATCCCAAATCGGGAGAAGTCCTGGAATGGGAAATTCAACCCAGCGTCATTAATGTCGAAACTGCACTAACTACTGAAGAAGCTCAAGCAATTCTCACAGGTGAAGCTCAAGATAAATCATCACAGGTTTCCCAAATACTGCAAGACCTCCAAGCCTTGCAAACAGCCGTCAAACAGGTACGCTTGAATCGTGGTAGCCTCCAGTTGAATCTGCCGCCGAGCCAAAACGCCTATTATGATGAGGGAATTCTCGGTGCTGTGGTGGTGAATGATTTACCAGTGCGATCGCTACTCACGGAGTTGGTACTGTTAGTTAATCAACTTTTTGCAACTCACTTAAATGCTCTTGGTGTTCCTGCTATCTGGCGAGTCCAAGGTACTCCCGATGTTGAAGATGTTCAGGAAATGCTGAAATTGGCAGTCAATTTAGGCGTTGACCTCACATTAGATCCAGAAGTCGATATCCAACCCTTAGATTACCAACATTTGACCACAGCTTTTGCGGAATCTCCCTCTGAGCAAGTTCTTACTTACTTATTACAAGATACACTTAAGCCGTCTGCGTACAGTACTACCAAAGGATCTCACTTTGGTCTGGCACTACCGCAATATGTCCACTTTAGCGCTCCCTTGCGGCGTTTCCCAGATTTGCTGATGCAGAGAGTGTATTACGCGCTACTCGAAAACGGACGCGATCGCCGCAATACCCGTGTCAGAGAGCGGGTTAACCTGCGCCACTCTTCCAGCCACGAGGAAATTAACTGGAACGTTTTACCCCCAGAATTGCAGCAAGAACTCCAAAGCGATTTAACTAGGGTAATTGTCCAAATCAACGACCGAGAAAAAGAAGTCCAAGAGGCTGAAGCCGATTTAGCTGGACTGCAAAAAGCCCAACTGATGAAGCAACGCATCGGTCAGGTATTTCAAGGCGTGATTACTGGGGTTCAATCCTACGGTTTCTTTGTGGAAATTGAAGTACCAGCCGCCGAGGTAGAATCCAGCAGTAATCCTGGTGTGCCTTTGCGGGTAGAAGGATTAGTACACGTCAGTTCTCTCAAAGATGATTGGTATGAATATCGCGCCAGACAACAGGCACTATTTGGGCGCAAAAATCGCGCTTCTTATCGATTAGGCGATCGCGTCGCCGTCCAAGTGAAGAGTGTCGATTACTACCGTCAACAAATTGATTTGGTAACAGTAGGCAGCGATGGCGTCGCCAAAGGGTTAACTGGCAATGATTCTCGTGACGACCTGTCAGACCTCTACTTACCAAATGATATGGAGCCTGATGACCTAGATCCTTACTCTGAGGATGAGTAA
- a CDS encoding shikimate kinase, with the protein MSSLLQGVNLYLIGIMGVGKTTVGRLLTKELGYRFVDTDNVIAQATGKSINQLFVEVGEARFRQLESDVLSQVCAFTKLTIATGGGIVLRRENWGYLHHGLIVWLDTPVEIIYSRLAEDTTRPLLQDADPQAKLRSLLEQRTPLYSQADLHITEREGDTPEDVAKRILEGIPGILK; encoded by the coding sequence GTGAGCAGCTTATTACAAGGAGTCAACCTGTACTTAATTGGGATTATGGGCGTTGGTAAGACGACAGTAGGGCGCTTACTAACAAAAGAACTGGGTTATCGGTTTGTAGATACCGATAATGTCATTGCCCAAGCAACAGGTAAATCTATTAATCAGTTATTTGTAGAAGTTGGTGAAGCCAGGTTTCGCCAGTTAGAAAGCGACGTACTTTCACAAGTTTGTGCTTTTACAAAATTGACTATTGCAACAGGTGGGGGCATTGTATTGCGGCGAGAAAATTGGGGTTACTTGCACCACGGTTTGATAGTGTGGCTAGATACGCCAGTGGAGATAATTTACAGCCGTTTAGCTGAGGATACCACAAGACCACTGCTACAAGATGCCGATCCTCAAGCTAAGTTGCGATCGCTTCTCGAACAACGAACCCCACTTTACTCTCAAGCCGATTTGCACATCACCGAGCGAGAGGGAGATACACCTGAAGACGTTGCCAAGCGAATACTTGAGGGAATTCCTGGCATCCTGAAATAA
- the pdxH gene encoding pyridoxamine 5'-phosphate oxidase yields MDKTVADLRKDYTLEGLSELEVELNPFIQFKKWFDQALAAQLPEPNAMTIATATPDGKPSARMVLLKDFDERGFAFFTNYNSHKAQQLAENPQAALVFWWAELERQVRISGYVEKVSETESDQYFESRPAKSRLGAWVSNQSEVIESREVLERRVQEFQGKYENQEIPRPPHWGGLRVIPTEIEFWQGRPSRLHDRLLYSRLDNSTWKIERLSP; encoded by the coding sequence ATGGACAAAACGGTAGCTGACCTTCGCAAAGACTACACCTTGGAAGGTTTAAGCGAACTCGAAGTAGAACTCAATCCTTTTATCCAATTTAAAAAATGGTTCGATCAGGCACTAGCAGCACAACTCCCCGAACCCAATGCCATGACTATTGCTACAGCCACACCAGACGGTAAGCCCTCAGCTAGAATGGTGCTGCTCAAGGATTTTGATGAACGGGGCTTTGCCTTCTTCACAAACTACAACAGCCACAAAGCACAACAACTGGCAGAAAATCCCCAGGCGGCTTTAGTTTTTTGGTGGGCAGAACTGGAACGTCAAGTCCGAATTTCGGGGTATGTGGAGAAAGTTTCCGAAACTGAATCTGACCAGTATTTTGAAAGTCGCCCTGCCAAAAGTCGCTTGGGTGCGTGGGTATCTAATCAAAGCGAGGTGATAGAAAGCCGAGAAGTTCTTGAGCGACGCGTGCAGGAATTCCAGGGCAAATATGAAAATCAGGAGATTCCTCGGCCGCCTCATTGGGGAGGCTTACGAGTGATCCCCACAGAAATTGAGTTTTGGCAAGGACGCCCTAGCCGTCTGCATGATCGCTTACTCTATAGCCGTTTAGATAATAGCACTTGGAAAATTGAGCGATTGTCACCCTGA
- a CDS encoding AI-2E family transporter has protein sequence MRRSASLQRLLIYGLSGPIIALNVWLLSVLFRYFQHPITVLSIATILAFFLNYPVKFFERAQITRTQAVIIVLLATLTLLGILGVTLVPLIIDQTIQLLNKIPDWLTASQANLEQYEMLAKQRRLPIDLRVVSSQINANIQNLVQQLASGAVGFAGTLLSGLLNVVLVIVLAFYMLLYGDRVWYGLINLLPSNIGDPLTTSLRLNFQNFFLSQLLLGLFMVLTLTPIFLVMKVPFALLFAILIGISELIPFIGASLGIGLVTILVLLQNWWLAVQVAIAAILMQQLKDNLLAPRLLGNFIGLNPIWIFVAILMGFEIAGLLGTLVAVPIAGTIKGTFDAIKSGKPSDFVSTVTIGHDPPPD, from the coding sequence ATGCGCCGTTCAGCCTCCCTTCAACGCTTGTTAATTTATGGTCTGAGCGGTCCCATTATCGCTCTTAATGTCTGGTTGCTGTCTGTGCTTTTTCGCTATTTCCAGCATCCTATTACTGTATTGAGCATTGCAACGATTCTGGCTTTTTTTTTAAATTACCCGGTTAAGTTCTTTGAACGTGCCCAGATCACCCGCACTCAGGCGGTGATCATAGTTTTACTGGCAACATTAACCCTGCTTGGTATTCTGGGCGTGACCCTAGTACCGTTGATCATTGACCAAACAATCCAACTGTTAAATAAAATCCCTGACTGGTTAACCGCCAGTCAAGCAAACTTAGAGCAGTATGAGATGCTAGCAAAACAACGACGTTTGCCAATTGATCTGAGGGTTGTGAGCAGTCAAATCAATGCCAACATTCAGAATCTAGTGCAGCAGCTAGCTTCTGGGGCAGTGGGGTTTGCTGGCACACTGCTGTCAGGATTACTTAACGTAGTGTTAGTTATCGTGCTTGCATTTTATATGCTTTTATATGGCGATCGCGTCTGGTATGGTCTGATCAATCTTTTGCCTTCTAACATTGGAGATCCCCTTACCACATCCTTGCGCCTAAACTTCCAGAACTTTTTCCTCAGCCAGTTGTTACTAGGACTGTTCATGGTGCTAACCCTGACACCAATTTTCTTAGTGATGAAAGTGCCCTTTGCCCTGTTGTTTGCCATATTAATCGGTATCTCAGAACTCATTCCCTTTATTGGGGCATCTCTGGGTATTGGTCTGGTGACAATTTTAGTACTACTACAAAATTGGTGGTTAGCAGTTCAAGTTGCGATCGCGGCAATTCTCATGCAGCAGCTTAAAGATAACTTGTTAGCTCCCAGGTTACTCGGCAATTTTATCGGACTGAATCCTATCTGGATTTTTGTGGCTATTTTGATGGGATTTGAGATTGCTGGGTTATTAGGGACACTTGTTGCTGTTCCCATTGCTGGTACCATTAAAGGCACTTTCGATGCTATTAAGAGCGGTAAGCCAAGTGATTTTGTCTCAACTGTCACTATTGGTCACGATCCTCCTCCTGATTAA
- the pyrE gene encoding orotate phosphoribosyltransferase, whose product MSHSELAKEIVRVSYLKGEFRLRSGQISDHYFDKYQFESNPLLLKQLAKEMVKKIPPDTEILAGLELGGVPLATAISLEVELPVVFVRKTKKEYGTEKLAEGIDIQGKKLCIIEDVITTGGQVVKSTEALRNEGAIVDFVLCVIWRGSTKDNSLEKAGIQKLPLFDMEDLSVWMELS is encoded by the coding sequence ATGAGTCATAGCGAATTAGCCAAAGAAATTGTTCGTGTTTCCTATTTGAAAGGCGAGTTTCGGTTACGTTCTGGTCAGATATCTGACCATTACTTTGATAAATATCAGTTTGAATCTAATCCTTTGTTACTGAAGCAGTTAGCTAAAGAAATGGTCAAAAAGATTCCACCAGACACGGAAATTTTAGCCGGACTGGAATTAGGAGGAGTTCCTTTAGCAACAGCAATTTCATTAGAAGTTGAATTACCAGTTGTCTTTGTTCGGAAGACAAAAAAAGAATATGGTACTGAGAAGCTAGCAGAAGGAATTGATATCCAAGGGAAAAAATTGTGTATCATTGAAGACGTGATTACAACAGGTGGTCAGGTTGTAAAAAGTACCGAAGCATTACGTAATGAGGGAGCGATCGTGGACTTCGTACTCTGCGTAATTTGGCGCGGAAGTACAAAAGACAACAGCCTCGAAAAAGCTGGTATTCAAAAACTTCCTCTATTTGATATGGAGGATCTTTCAGTGTGGATGGAATTGTCTTGA
- a CDS encoding tetratricopeptide repeat protein, which produces MSTESLEIAKTRYQNGKVAFENGQYREAVENLEKASALLARNSRLGGEVEIHLVTAYEAAGRTDDAIALCERLKRHAHFEISKQARQMLYILKAPKLKRPSEWMTEIPDLGALADNELKISVPAKSPKSSGEQKPKPAEPEFVDLSQVNTRDNRFIWVALIAIGLTISYLVWLNFSGTPG; this is translated from the coding sequence GTGAGTACAGAAAGTTTAGAAATTGCTAAAACCCGCTACCAGAATGGGAAAGTTGCCTTTGAGAATGGGCAATACCGTGAAGCCGTAGAAAATTTAGAAAAGGCCAGCGCTCTGTTAGCTCGTAATTCTCGTCTTGGGGGCGAAGTAGAAATTCATCTAGTAACAGCTTATGAAGCGGCTGGACGCACGGATGATGCGATCGCTCTTTGCGAAAGACTCAAACGCCACGCCCATTTTGAAATTAGCAAACAAGCGCGGCAGATGCTTTATATCTTAAAAGCACCAAAGCTGAAAAGACCCAGCGAATGGATGACCGAAATCCCCGATTTAGGTGCATTAGCCGATAATGAACTCAAAATTTCTGTACCTGCTAAGTCTCCAAAATCTTCTGGGGAGCAAAAGCCAAAACCTGCCGAGCCAGAATTCGTTGACCTCAGTCAGGTCAATACCAGAGATAATCGCTTTATCTGGGTGGCGCTAATTGCCATTGGTTTAACTATCTCGTACTTGGTATGGTTGAATTTTTCAGGAACTCCTGGCTGA
- the argB gene encoding acetylglutamate kinase: protein MTDNDSEYIRQAEATRVRVLSEALPYIQQFAGRTVVVKYGGAAMKDSTLKDKVIRDIVFLSCVGLRPIVVHGGGPEINSWLDKLGIEPQFKNGLRVTDAATMDVVEMVLVGRVNKEIVALINQAGGLAVGLCGKDGNLFTARPQGQEGIGFVGEVSNVNIKILDTLASNGYIPVVSSVAADETGQAYNINADTVAGEIAAALGAEKLILLTDTSGILKDYKDQSTLIPKVDIREARELIANGIVSGGMIPKVSCCVRSLAQGVRAAHIIDGRIPHALLLEIFTDVGIGTMILGSQFTL from the coding sequence ATGACGGACAACGATTCTGAATACATCAGGCAAGCTGAAGCCACTCGTGTGCGTGTACTAAGCGAAGCACTACCTTATATTCAACAATTTGCTGGTCGCACTGTTGTTGTCAAATATGGCGGCGCAGCGATGAAAGATAGCACACTCAAAGACAAAGTTATCCGCGACATTGTATTCTTATCCTGCGTCGGCTTGCGTCCAATTGTAGTCCACGGCGGTGGCCCAGAAATTAACAGTTGGTTAGATAAACTGGGCATCGAACCACAATTTAAGAATGGTCTGCGAGTCACTGATGCCGCCACAATGGATGTGGTGGAAATGGTTTTAGTTGGTCGAGTCAATAAAGAAATTGTTGCGCTAATTAACCAAGCTGGTGGATTGGCTGTAGGACTTTGCGGTAAAGACGGTAATCTATTTACAGCCCGTCCCCAAGGTCAAGAAGGCATCGGTTTTGTGGGGGAAGTTAGCAATGTTAACATCAAGATTTTGGACACCCTCGCTAGCAATGGTTATATTCCAGTAGTTTCCAGCGTCGCCGCAGACGAGACGGGGCAAGCTTATAATATTAACGCCGATACTGTAGCCGGAGAAATCGCTGCTGCACTAGGAGCAGAAAAGTTAATTTTACTGACCGATACCAGTGGAATTTTAAAAGATTACAAAGACCAATCTACTTTGATTCCGAAAGTAGATATCCGCGAAGCTCGCGAGTTGATTGCTAATGGTATAGTCAGTGGTGGGATGATTCCCAAAGTAAGTTGTTGTGTGCGATCGCTTGCTCAAGGAGTCCGTGCAGCACACATCATTGATGGTCGCATTCCTCACGCCCTGTTACTAGAAATCTTTACTGATGTTGGGATTGGGACCATGATTCTCGGTTCGCAGTTTACGTTGTAG